A part of bacterium genomic DNA contains:
- a CDS encoding PqqD family protein — MASDGAAGALAHLHLNPQGFLFDHHSGLSFSTNGTGAFILDRLIQGRTRADILRALVESWEVAPDQAATDLDEFVQALRRHRVLPRDKQEAAA; from the coding sequence ATGGCAAGTGACGGGGCGGCCGGCGCGCTGGCCCACCTTCATCTCAATCCGCAGGGCTTCCTCTTCGATCACCACAGCGGACTGAGCTTCAGCACCAATGGCACGGGCGCCTTCATCCTCGATCGCCTCATCCAGGGCCGGACGCGGGCGGACATCCTGCGCGCCCTGGTCGAGTCCTGGGAGGTCGCCCCCGACCAGGCGGCGACCGATCTCGACGAGTTCGTCCAGGCCCTGCGCCGCCACCGCGTCCTGCCGCGCGACAAGCAGGAGGCGGCGGCATGA
- a CDS encoding efflux RND transporter permease subunit, giving the protein MTSLLRWGIRNLLTINAIIALVLIFGVISMRTINRETFPTVIPDQVEISVPFPGASAQEVEEGIILKLEEAIEGIPEIEEVRATAMENMASMLVILRTGASVQDRLQELKNAVDGIVGLPADAERPIVSLQRRVSRVMTLALHGSADRESLRRTAERLREELQDLDAVSLASVQGVPERQIAIEPREADLRRLGLSFDEITRRVRDYSLNLSGGSIKTDVEELRLRVYGRRYEAAQYADIPLRVLPSGAIIRLGDAADVREDWEDRPDALWYQGKTAVTILVEKTNDEDSITIVKAVKQWLAEATNQLPGDLELTIVRDTTIGLRQRIQLLATNGLQGLFLVLFTLTLFLNLRLAAWVALGIPVAYAGMFFLMGFTPATINVMSLFGMILVLGMLVDDGIVVAENIYTMTEQGVPPHEAAIRGTREVIPAVVASISTTVIAFIPFFFMEGRMGMFIWQMALMVILALAFSLLECIFLLPPHLAHSRALRANHKPVGALRRRINGWIDLVIRRWFSRSLAAILRVHWVTVSIGSSALLLSIGMLTSGRLPFQFFPRIDQDDVILELRMAAGTRERRTLEVLQELEQVALGMEEWLQAAQPDGQRVLQSMTVELGPQSEQGRVTLRLLDSEVRAMASQDVVREWRRRLPPVPDAEDLTAGQSGRSFGQPVNLRISGADPAELDRATEWLKARLKQLPALTDIKDNRSLGKRELRLRMKPQGEALGLTLSEAARQVRQAFYGQEILRYQRGKDEIKVWARLGAADRASVEQLRDIRLRTPSGALVPFGEAVDFEIGPSLQEIRHVNGRRVIEVSADVDEKSPGAASVQADLRALVLPELARAHPTIRSAWGGEQEQQAMSSASMRRTFPMALLGIAFILIATFGSLVQMGIVLAMIPLGLVGAILGHLLLGKPLSILSVYGLVGLAGIIVNASVVFVDRINRELELGNSVRDAVYQAGLKRIRPILLTTATTVAGMMPIILQTSRQAQFLIPMAISIAFGLLFGTIFTLYIIPSLYMVTNDLRRLGAYFVNRLAGRFVMGEPQEPGSWWPTAESLEPAVIRARQETQP; this is encoded by the coding sequence GTGACCTCCCTCCTGCGCTGGGGCATCCGCAACCTGCTCACCATCAACGCCATCATCGCCCTCGTGCTGATCTTCGGCGTGATCAGCATGCGCACCATCAATCGCGAGACCTTTCCCACCGTCATCCCCGACCAGGTGGAGATCAGCGTGCCCTTCCCCGGCGCCTCGGCCCAGGAGGTGGAGGAAGGCATCATCCTCAAGCTCGAGGAGGCGATCGAAGGCATCCCCGAGATCGAGGAGGTGCGCGCCACGGCCATGGAGAACATGGCCTCCATGCTCGTCATCCTGCGCACGGGGGCCAGCGTGCAGGACCGGCTGCAGGAGCTGAAGAACGCGGTGGACGGCATCGTGGGCCTCCCGGCCGACGCCGAGCGGCCCATCGTCTCGCTCCAGCGGCGCGTCTCCCGCGTGATGACCCTGGCCCTGCATGGATCGGCGGACCGCGAAAGCCTGCGCCGCACGGCGGAGCGTCTGCGCGAGGAGCTGCAGGACCTGGACGCCGTCTCCCTGGCCAGCGTCCAGGGCGTGCCCGAGCGCCAGATCGCCATCGAGCCGCGCGAGGCGGACTTGCGCCGCCTGGGTCTCAGCTTCGACGAGATCACCAGGCGGGTGCGCGACTACAGCCTCAACCTGAGCGGCGGCAGCATCAAGACAGATGTGGAGGAGCTGCGCCTGCGCGTCTACGGACGCCGCTACGAGGCCGCCCAGTACGCCGACATCCCCCTGCGCGTGCTGCCCTCCGGCGCCATCATCCGCCTGGGCGACGCGGCCGACGTGCGCGAGGACTGGGAGGACCGGCCCGACGCCCTGTGGTACCAAGGCAAAACCGCCGTCACCATCCTGGTCGAGAAGACGAACGACGAGGACAGCATCACCATCGTCAAGGCGGTCAAGCAGTGGCTGGCGGAGGCCACGAACCAGCTGCCCGGGGACCTGGAGCTGACCATCGTGCGCGACACGACCATCGGCCTGCGCCAGCGCATCCAGCTCCTGGCGACCAACGGCCTGCAGGGGCTCTTCCTCGTCCTCTTCACCCTCACCCTCTTCCTCAACCTGCGCCTCGCCGCCTGGGTGGCCCTGGGCATCCCCGTGGCCTATGCCGGCATGTTCTTCCTCATGGGTTTCACCCCGGCCACGATCAACGTCATGTCCCTCTTCGGCATGATCCTCGTGCTGGGCATGCTGGTGGACGACGGGATCGTGGTGGCCGAGAACATCTACACCATGACCGAACAGGGCGTGCCGCCCCACGAGGCGGCCATCCGCGGCACGCGCGAGGTCATTCCGGCCGTGGTCGCCTCCATCTCCACCACGGTGATCGCCTTCATCCCCTTCTTCTTCATGGAGGGGCGGATGGGCATGTTCATCTGGCAGATGGCCCTCATGGTGATCCTCGCCCTCGCCTTCAGCCTGCTCGAGTGCATCTTCCTGCTGCCGCCCCACCTGGCCCACAGCCGCGCCCTGCGCGCCAACCACAAGCCGGTCGGAGCCCTGCGCCGCCGGATCAACGGCTGGATCGATCTGGTCATCCGCCGCTGGTTCTCGCGCAGCCTGGCCGCCATCCTGCGCGTCCACTGGGTGACGGTGAGCATCGGCTCAAGCGCGCTGCTGCTCTCCATCGGCATGCTGACCAGCGGCCGCCTGCCCTTCCAGTTCTTCCCGCGCATCGACCAGGACGACGTCATCCTCGAGCTGCGCATGGCGGCCGGCACCCGCGAGCGCCGCACGCTGGAGGTCTTGCAGGAACTGGAGCAGGTCGCCCTGGGCATGGAGGAGTGGCTGCAGGCCGCCCAGCCGGACGGCCAGCGCGTGCTGCAGTCCATGACGGTCGAGTTGGGGCCGCAGAGCGAGCAGGGGCGCGTCACCCTGCGCCTGCTCGATTCCGAGGTGCGGGCCATGGCCAGCCAGGATGTCGTGCGCGAATGGCGCCGCCGCCTGCCTCCCGTGCCCGACGCGGAGGACCTGACAGCCGGGCAGTCCGGCCGCAGTTTCGGCCAGCCCGTCAACCTCCGCATCTCGGGGGCCGACCCCGCGGAGCTGGACCGGGCGACGGAATGGCTCAAGGCGCGCCTCAAGCAGCTGCCCGCCCTCACCGACATCAAGGACAACCGCAGCCTGGGCAAGCGCGAGCTGCGCCTGCGCATGAAGCCCCAGGGCGAGGCCTTGGGCCTGACGCTGAGCGAGGCGGCCCGCCAGGTGCGCCAGGCCTTCTATGGACAAGAGATCCTCCGCTACCAGCGTGGCAAGGACGAGATCAAGGTCTGGGCCAGGCTGGGGGCGGCCGACCGGGCCAGCGTGGAGCAGCTGCGCGACATCCGCCTGCGCACCCCCAGCGGGGCGCTGGTGCCCTTCGGCGAGGCGGTGGATTTCGAGATCGGACCCTCGCTGCAGGAGATCCGCCACGTCAACGGCCGCCGCGTCATCGAGGTGAGCGCCGACGTGGATGAGAAATCCCCGGGGGCCGCCTCCGTGCAGGCGGATCTGCGGGCCCTGGTCCTGCCTGAACTGGCGCGCGCCCATCCCACCATCCGCAGCGCCTGGGGCGGCGAGCAGGAGCAGCAGGCCATGTCCAGCGCCAGCATGAGGCGCACCTTCCCCATGGCCCTCCTCGGCATCGCCTTCATCCTCATCGCCACCTTCGGCAGCCTGGTGCAGATGGGCATCGTCCTGGCCATGATCCCCCTGGGCCTGGTGGGGGCCATCTTGGGCCACCTGCTGCTGGGCAAGCCCCTCTCCATCCTCTCCGTCTACGGACTGGTGGGATTGGCCGGCATCATCGTCAACGCCTCGGTCGTTTTCGTGGACCGCATCAACCGCGAGCTGGAACTGGGCAACTCCGTCCGCGACGCCGTCTACCAGGCCGGCCTCAAGCGCATCCGGCCCATCCTGCTCACCACGGCGACAACGGTGGCGGGCATGATGCCCATCATCCTGCAGACCAGCCGCCAGGCCCAGTTCCTCATCCCCATGGCCATCTCCATCGCCTTCGGCCTGCTCTTCGGCACCATCTTCACCCTCTACATCATCCCCTCGCTTTACATGGTCACCAACGACCTGCGCCGGCTGGGGGCCTACTTCGTCAACCGGCTGGCGGGACGCTTCGTGATGGGAGAGCCGCAGGAGCCGGGCTCCTGGTGGCCCACGGCCGAATCGCTCGAACCGGCCGTGATCCGAGCCCGACAGGAGACACAGCCATGA
- a CDS encoding response regulator transcription factor: MSAARILIVEDDPHVRDLIHRALEDEGLSCAVCGDLRSALQSLHAGLPDLLVLDRILPGGDGIRILHKVREIGSLPVLMLTSLKSEDDKVEGLEAGADDYLGKPFSLRELSARVHALLRRSRAQPGTNLSLGALSLDSDGRQARRHGQPLDLSPLEVRVLRILLLNQGRVLGRDELIEQAWGVDYEGYDRAVDTLIVRLRRKMAGPGMPQVRTVRGRGYSLTLDEDS, encoded by the coding sequence ATGTCCGCCGCCCGCATCCTGATCGTCGAGGATGATCCCCACGTCCGCGACCTCATCCATCGCGCCCTGGAGGACGAGGGGCTGTCCTGCGCGGTGTGCGGCGACCTGCGTTCCGCCTTGCAGTCCCTGCACGCCGGATTGCCCGACCTCCTTGTCCTGGACCGCATCCTGCCCGGCGGCGACGGCATCCGCATCCTGCACAAGGTGCGGGAGATCGGCTCCCTGCCCGTCCTCATGCTGACCAGCCTCAAGAGCGAGGACGACAAGGTGGAGGGGTTGGAGGCCGGCGCCGACGATTACCTGGGCAAGCCCTTCTCGCTGCGGGAGCTTAGCGCCCGCGTCCACGCCCTCCTCCGCCGCAGCCGCGCGCAACCGGGCACGAACCTGAGCCTGGGCGCCCTCAGCCTGGACAGCGACGGCCGCCAGGCCCGCCGCCACGGCCAGCCACTGGACCTGAGCCCCCTGGAGGTGCGGGTCCTGCGCATCCTGCTCCTTAACCAGGGCCGGGTCCTGGGCCGCGACGAACTGATCGAGCAGGCCTGGGGCGTGGACTACGAGGGTTACGACCGCGCCGTGGACACGCTCATCGTCCGCCTGCGCCGCAAGATGGCCGGTCCCGGCATGCCCCAAGTGCGCACGGTGCGGGGCCGTGGCTATTCCCTGACCCTGGACGAGGACTCGTGA
- a CDS encoding TolC family protein: MMSLRHWPAVLVLALLPAVRAAAPPLDLAGAERELLAGHPRALAAAEELARARSAAWAGWSGLLPRADLSSNWTRYEAVPAGGVWREDDETQRHVLALSQPLFAGGRLAAGAAAGSAGLKAARERHRAALAQLVYDLRAAWVDWLAARELLQIAQAGEEFAQRQLQRALQQEEQGVASRIDRLFIENSLALAGLQREDALTTELTARLRLEALLRTELSSEAELEDLARLLAGLGAPPAEAGEASPELASLRWDMRQAAWQGVATAGSLWPTLSAGLTWSNEGSDPFTYDSRHTTRTVGLSLSWNIFRGGANSLASLGALATARRARHLLDAGELGLHVEQETLGRQEEAQRRKLELAERSRAISRENLGLLEQKYGLGMVPVTDLLQGEQNLRGAHGGLVQAQSALLKAHWSRERLAGRW, encoded by the coding sequence ATGATGAGCCTGCGCCATTGGCCGGCCGTCCTGGTCCTGGCCCTGCTGCCGGCCGTCCGCGCCGCCGCCCCTCCCCTCGACCTGGCCGGGGCGGAGCGGGAGCTGCTGGCCGGCCATCCCCGGGCCCTGGCCGCCGCGGAGGAGCTGGCCCGCGCCCGCAGCGCGGCCTGGGCCGGCTGGTCGGGCCTGCTGCCGCGGGCGGACCTGAGCAGCAACTGGACCCGCTACGAGGCGGTGCCCGCCGGCGGTGTCTGGCGCGAAGACGACGAGACGCAGCGCCATGTCCTGGCCCTCAGCCAGCCCCTCTTCGCCGGAGGCCGCCTGGCCGCGGGCGCGGCGGCTGGCAGCGCCGGCCTCAAGGCGGCCCGCGAGCGGCACCGCGCCGCCCTGGCGCAACTGGTCTACGATCTGCGCGCCGCCTGGGTGGACTGGCTGGCCGCCCGTGAGCTGCTGCAGATCGCCCAGGCGGGGGAGGAATTCGCCCAACGCCAGCTGCAGCGGGCCCTCCAGCAGGAGGAGCAGGGCGTGGCCAGCCGCATCGACCGCCTCTTCATCGAGAACTCGCTGGCCCTGGCCGGCTTGCAGCGCGAGGACGCCCTGACGACGGAGCTGACGGCGCGTCTCCGCCTGGAGGCGCTCCTGAGGACGGAGCTCTCCTCCGAGGCGGAGCTGGAGGACCTGGCCCGGCTCCTGGCCGGCCTCGGCGCCCCCCCGGCGGAGGCGGGGGAGGCTTCGCCCGAGCTGGCCTCCCTGCGCTGGGACATGCGCCAGGCCGCCTGGCAGGGCGTGGCGACGGCCGGGTCGCTCTGGCCCACGCTCAGCGCCGGGCTGACCTGGAGCAACGAGGGGAGCGATCCCTTCACCTACGACAGCCGCCACACGACGCGCACGGTGGGTCTCAGCCTCAGCTGGAACATCTTCCGCGGCGGCGCCAACAGCCTGGCCAGCCTGGGCGCACTGGCCACGGCCCGCCGGGCGCGGCACCTGCTCGACGCGGGCGAGCTGGGCCTGCACGTGGAACAGGAGACGCTGGGCCGCCAGGAGGAGGCGCAGCGGCGCAAGCTGGAGCTGGCGGAGCGCTCCCGGGCCATCTCCCGGGAGAACCTGGGCCTGCTGGAGCAGAAGTACGGACTGGGGATGGTGCCGGTGACGGACCTGCTGCAGGGCGAGCAGAACCTGCGCGGCGCCCACGGCGGGCTGGTCCAGGCCCAGTCCGCCCTGCTCAAGGCGCACTGGTCGCGAGAACGCCTGGCGGGACGCTGGTAG
- a CDS encoding ATP-grasp domain-containing protein, whose translation MRPQPIADWRRAGIAVSGLNAADNPAPGIAVARSLREAGHRGRLVGLAYDPMDAGVYSGSLFDEVYLVPFPRRGSDALMGQLRQVRADGPLDLVLPTLDSEMELYLTLQPELEELGVRCLLPDEQGLAMRAKSRLAEFCRQHGFAVPPTEVVHSLEGLREVWEDLCDPGGREPVYIKGVFYEARKAWVLEQAEAAFIEIAARWGLPVIAQRGLPGFEYNICCLGDGAGGLIGAVPMRKLGVTDKGKAWSGVTVGEPRLLDLARRMIGALRWRGPCELEILCAEENDELALIEINPRFPAWCYLCAGAGQNLPAALARLALEGRCEPLAPARSGVIYSRAAVDVICDLDVLERLSISGRAVHRPAGEPTDER comes from the coding sequence ATGAGACCGCAGCCCATCGCCGACTGGCGCCGGGCCGGCATCGCCGTCAGCGGCCTCAACGCGGCGGACAATCCGGCGCCGGGCATCGCCGTGGCGCGCAGCCTGCGGGAGGCCGGGCACCGCGGGCGCCTCGTCGGCCTCGCCTACGATCCCATGGATGCCGGCGTCTACAGCGGGTCGCTCTTCGACGAGGTCTACCTCGTGCCCTTCCCCCGCCGCGGGTCCGACGCCCTGATGGGCCAGCTGCGCCAGGTGCGGGCCGACGGTCCGCTCGATCTGGTCCTGCCCACCCTGGACAGCGAGATGGAGCTCTACCTGACCCTGCAGCCGGAGCTGGAGGAGCTGGGCGTGCGCTGTCTGCTGCCCGACGAGCAGGGCCTCGCCATGCGCGCCAAGTCGCGCCTGGCCGAGTTTTGCCGGCAGCATGGCTTCGCCGTGCCGCCCACCGAGGTGGTGCACAGCCTGGAGGGACTGCGCGAGGTCTGGGAGGATCTCTGCGATCCCGGCGGACGGGAGCCGGTCTACATCAAGGGCGTTTTCTACGAGGCGCGCAAGGCCTGGGTCCTCGAGCAGGCGGAAGCGGCCTTCATCGAGATCGCCGCCCGCTGGGGCCTGCCTGTCATCGCCCAGCGGGGCCTGCCCGGCTTCGAGTACAACATCTGCTGCCTGGGGGACGGGGCGGGCGGCCTGATCGGCGCCGTGCCCATGCGCAAGCTGGGCGTGACGGACAAGGGCAAGGCCTGGTCCGGCGTCACGGTGGGCGAGCCGCGCCTGCTGGACCTGGCGCGCCGGATGATAGGCGCCCTGCGCTGGCGCGGCCCCTGCGAGCTGGAGATCCTCTGCGCGGAGGAGAACGATGAGCTGGCCCTGATCGAGATCAATCCGCGTTTTCCGGCCTGGTGCTACCTCTGCGCGGGGGCCGGGCAGAACCTGCCAGCCGCCCTGGCCCGTCTCGCCCTCGAGGGCCGCTGCGAGCCGCTGGCGCCCGCCCGCAGCGGGGTCATCTACAGCCGCGCCGCCGTGGACGTCATTTGTGATCTGGACGTGCTGGAGCGCCTGAGCATCTCCGGCCGCGCCGTGCATCGCCCTGCCGGGGAGCCGACCGATGAGCGCTGA
- a CDS encoding alanine racemase, with translation MSAEARRLYEKPVLIRHQAGLQNKFGKLPTLRVMEELDGVPLAGLARDFGTPLYLLSESALRRKVQQFRRAFETRYPRVRLAWSYKTNYLGAVCRIMQQEGSWAEVVSGHEFRLARELDVPADRIIYNGPDKDDDSLRAAIAGGARIHLDHLEEIPRLEALVREVGLPAGRDRLPVAIRVNMQLDAQHWDRFGFNLESGQAHEAARRLADSAELELAGLHTHIGTYVDNVDLYRRAAGRLVELAVWVRRFTGARLRWWDMGGGFATRNTLHWAYQGGEVTCPSLQQYAEAICPVLATLPLEPGEELPELFFETGRALVDEAMHLLVRVVSERRLGDGSRALVVDAGVNLLSSTAWYRYDILPVGSQGSMILEDTTLLGNLCMQIDVLRKGVPLPALRPGDLLVVRHIGAYNLSQSLQFIHGRPAVVLVDPRGGRHLVRQAETPAYWRQLDQLPPHLQDGTSRP, from the coding sequence ATGAGCGCTGAAGCCCGCCGCCTCTACGAGAAACCCGTGTTGATCCGCCACCAGGCCGGCCTGCAGAACAAGTTTGGCAAGCTGCCCACCCTCCGGGTGATGGAGGAGCTGGACGGGGTTCCGCTGGCCGGGCTGGCCCGGGACTTCGGCACGCCCCTCTACCTGCTCTCCGAGAGCGCCCTGCGCCGCAAGGTCCAGCAGTTCCGCCGCGCCTTCGAGACGCGCTATCCCCGGGTGCGGCTGGCCTGGTCCTACAAGACCAACTACCTGGGCGCGGTCTGTCGCATCATGCAGCAGGAGGGCTCTTGGGCGGAGGTCGTCTCCGGCCATGAGTTCCGCCTGGCGCGGGAGCTGGATGTCCCCGCCGACCGCATCATCTACAACGGACCGGACAAGGACGACGATTCCCTGCGCGCCGCCATCGCCGGCGGAGCCAGGATCCACCTCGACCACCTGGAGGAGATCCCCCGCCTGGAGGCCCTGGTGCGCGAGGTCGGCCTGCCGGCAGGCCGGGACCGGCTGCCCGTGGCCATCCGCGTCAACATGCAGCTGGATGCCCAGCACTGGGACCGTTTCGGCTTCAACCTGGAATCGGGCCAGGCCCACGAGGCGGCGCGCCGCCTGGCCGACAGCGCCGAGTTGGAACTGGCCGGGCTCCACACGCACATCGGCACTTACGTGGACAACGTGGACCTCTACCGGCGAGCCGCTGGACGGCTGGTGGAGCTGGCCGTCTGGGTGAGGCGCTTCACCGGGGCCCGCCTGCGCTGGTGGGACATGGGGGGCGGCTTCGCCACGCGCAACACCCTGCACTGGGCCTACCAGGGCGGCGAGGTGACCTGTCCCAGCCTGCAGCAGTACGCCGAGGCGATCTGCCCCGTGCTGGCCACCCTGCCGCTGGAGCCCGGGGAGGAGCTGCCCGAGCTCTTCTTCGAGACGGGTCGCGCCCTGGTGGACGAGGCCATGCACCTGCTGGTGCGCGTCGTCTCGGAGCGCCGGCTGGGGGACGGCAGCCGCGCCCTGGTGGTGGACGCCGGAGTCAATCTGCTCTCGAGCACGGCCTGGTACCGCTATGACATCCTCCCCGTCGGCAGCCAGGGCTCGATGATCCTCGAGGACACCACCCTGCTGGGCAACCTCTGCATGCAGATCGACGTCCTGCGCAAGGGCGTGCCCCTGCCCGCCCTGCGACCCGGGGACCTGCTCGTGGTGCGCCATATCGGGGCCTACAACCTCAGCCAGAGCCTGCAGTTCATCCATGGCCGGCCGGCGGTGGTCCTGGTGGATCCCCGCGGCGGCCGCCATCTCGTGCGCCAGGCGGAGACTCCCGCCTACTGGCGGCAGCTGGACCAGCTGCCACCGCACTTGCAGGACGGGACATCCCGCCCATGA
- a CDS encoding urea transporter: MREPGAPPPRPLPFRLADELLGTVGGVLFTSRRRSGLFFLLALAGSPRHAGFGLLGLATAAACGRLLAPDSPWHRLGLHHGAGLLSGAALATYLPAGAGSLLLVPFIAALAALLVTVLGPLLARRGLPVLAMPFVLATFAGLAGAVVLHHGPLPWPELQPLLPGLDQAEAELGRWLPLLVQQYLRSFGSLLFLPSLTGGLLVLTGLLLGSRITALAMVLGGVLGTVLLQVLAGGAIQQAAFGLVAFNAILTAGALCGLFLALSPRSLVYAALAVAATMLVAIGLHTPLAVLGLPVLALPFTLTVWLFLLPLRQGGLDCERLDIWAPPLELVGRAEDNLRAFERWKRDRLVPAPVLSLPLLGIWTVTQGPGGELTHNTLPGAEAWDLMLLDAEGRAADWPGSEVDQFHGWGCPVKAPAEGRVIAVEGSLPDNPVHAADTANPWGNWVMIGHDGGTASLLAHLRAGSLRVLPGQRVARGQELAQLGNSGRSPEPHLHLQLNEGPWLASRSLPARFGSWVELRDGAPPLFHPLGRPRQGMRVAALADLDWPDWSAFFPLAVPGRSWRWTCRMGKGGPERTGELTLRAGGGGRLILDDGDSTAQVAWWPGWVQLLPLPEGDPERRRLCGRDSLVDLLLLLASCLPCRGPEELHATCDLRSFGLARGWRRLLSLESDGLLTTDFRRVDDPLPGLAARSRVEAGGRAVLLGEFSAEAHRGLVRFRVTTGSGAPVADFHLQDS, from the coding sequence ATGAGGGAGCCAGGCGCCCCGCCGCCGCGACCCCTGCCTTTCCGTCTGGCCGATGAGCTGCTGGGCACCGTGGGCGGCGTGCTCTTCACCTCCCGGCGGCGCAGCGGCCTCTTCTTCCTGCTGGCCCTGGCGGGCAGTCCACGCCACGCCGGATTCGGCCTGCTGGGCCTGGCGACGGCGGCCGCCTGTGGACGTCTCCTGGCGCCGGACTCCCCCTGGCACCGGCTGGGCCTCCATCACGGCGCCGGGCTGCTCAGCGGCGCCGCCCTCGCCACCTATCTGCCGGCGGGGGCCGGCTCCCTGCTGCTGGTGCCTTTCATCGCGGCCCTGGCCGCCCTGCTCGTCACAGTGCTGGGCCCCCTGCTGGCGCGGCGCGGCCTGCCCGTCCTGGCCATGCCCTTCGTGCTGGCCACCTTCGCCGGACTGGCCGGCGCCGTCGTGCTCCACCACGGACCGCTGCCCTGGCCCGAGTTGCAGCCGCTGCTGCCTGGATTGGACCAGGCGGAGGCGGAGCTGGGTCGGTGGCTGCCCCTGCTCGTCCAGCAATACCTGCGCAGTTTTGGCTCCCTGCTGTTCCTGCCCTCCCTGACGGGCGGCCTGCTGGTCCTGACCGGCCTGCTGCTGGGCTCCCGCATCACGGCCCTGGCCATGGTGTTGGGCGGCGTCCTGGGCACCGTCCTGTTGCAGGTCCTGGCCGGCGGCGCCATCCAACAGGCCGCGTTCGGCCTCGTGGCTTTCAACGCCATCCTGACCGCCGGCGCGCTCTGCGGCCTCTTCCTGGCCCTCAGCCCGCGCAGCCTGGTCTACGCGGCCCTGGCGGTGGCGGCCACCATGCTGGTCGCCATCGGACTCCACACGCCGCTGGCCGTGCTGGGCCTGCCCGTGCTCGCCCTCCCCTTCACCCTGACCGTCTGGCTCTTCCTCCTCCCCCTGCGGCAGGGCGGCCTCGACTGCGAGCGGCTCGACATCTGGGCTCCGCCGCTGGAGCTGGTGGGCCGGGCCGAGGACAACCTGCGCGCCTTCGAGCGCTGGAAGCGCGACCGCCTCGTGCCGGCCCCCGTGCTCAGCCTGCCCCTCCTCGGCATCTGGACCGTCACCCAGGGGCCGGGCGGCGAGCTGACGCACAACACGCTGCCCGGCGCCGAGGCCTGGGATCTCATGCTGCTGGACGCCGAGGGCAGGGCCGCCGACTGGCCCGGAAGCGAGGTGGACCAGTTCCACGGCTGGGGTTGCCCCGTGAAGGCGCCGGCGGAGGGGAGGGTCATCGCCGTGGAGGGCAGCCTGCCCGACAACCCGGTCCATGCCGCCGACACGGCCAATCCCTGGGGCAATTGGGTGATGATCGGCCACGATGGCGGCACGGCCAGCCTCCTGGCGCACCTGCGCGCCGGCAGCCTGCGCGTCCTGCCCGGACAGCGCGTGGCCCGGGGCCAGGAGCTGGCCCAGCTGGGCAACAGCGGCCGCAGCCCGGAGCCGCACCTGCACCTTCAATTGAACGAGGGTCCCTGGCTCGCCTCGCGCAGCCTGCCCGCCCGTTTCGGATCCTGGGTGGAGCTGCGCGACGGGGCGCCGCCCCTCTTCCATCCGCTGGGCCGCCCGCGGCAGGGCATGCGCGTGGCGGCGCTGGCCGACCTGGACTGGCCCGACTGGAGCGCCTTCTTCCCGCTGGCCGTGCCGGGACGAAGCTGGCGCTGGACCTGCCGCATGGGCAAGGGCGGACCCGAACGCACCGGGGAGCTGACGCTGCGGGCTGGAGGTGGAGGGCGGCTCATCCTGGACGACGGCGACAGCACGGCCCAGGTGGCTTGGTGGCCGGGCTGGGTCCAACTGCTGCCCCTGCCGGAGGGCGATCCGGAGCGCCGCCGCCTGTGCGGCCGCGACAGTCTGGTCGACCTGCTGCTGCTGCTGGCCTCCTGCCTGCCCTGCCGGGGTCCCGAGGAGCTGCATGCCACCTGCGACCTCCGCTCCTTCGGTCTGGCCCGGGGCTGGCGTCGCCTGCTCTCCTTGGAGAGCGACGGCCTGCTGACCACTGACTTCCGCCGGGTCGACGACCCGCTCCCTGGGCTGGCGGCACGTTCACGCGTGGAGGCGGGAGGCCGCGCCGTGCTGCTGGGCGAGTTCAGCGCCGAGGCGCACCGCGGCCTGGTCCGTTTCCGCGTCACCACCGGGAGCGGCGCGCCGGTGGCCGACTTCCATCTGCAGGATAGCTGA
- a CDS encoding DUF523 domain-containing protein, which produces MTQRTFFSPPIPATPPKVLVSRCLTGERCRHDGAARPAAALELLPRHWLLLDLCPESDLGMGVPRPPIGLLTEGGRLRLVERNGGRDWTEEMESWCALLARVLVADGVAGAVLKARSPSCGLGDADLFSSRALMAWPGPPEAALRRDADGLLTLALRAHDGGLPLIGDESLAGEAARARFIEAVERRHRAAAPTQPWF; this is translated from the coding sequence ATGACGCAGAGAACCTTCTTCAGCCCCCCGATCCCGGCAACACCTCCCAAGGTCCTGGTCAGCCGCTGCCTGACCGGGGAGCGCTGCCGCCACGACGGCGCGGCGCGCCCGGCCGCCGCCCTGGAGCTGTTGCCCCGCCATTGGCTGCTGCTCGACCTCTGCCCGGAGAGCGACCTGGGCATGGGCGTGCCGCGTCCGCCCATCGGCCTGCTCACGGAGGGGGGTCGCCTGCGCCTGGTGGAGCGCAACGGCGGGCGTGATTGGACGGAGGAGATGGAGTCCTGGTGCGCTCTCCTGGCGCGCGTCCTGGTGGCGGACGGGGTGGCGGGGGCCGTGCTCAAGGCGCGCTCGCCCAGCTGCGGCCTGGGGGACGCCGATCTCTTCTCCAGCCGCGCCCTGATGGCCTGGCCCGGCCCGCCCGAGGCGGCCCTGCGCCGGGACGCGGATGGCCTGTTGACCCTGGCCCTGCGCGCCCACGACGGCGGCCTGCCCCTCATCGGCGATGAGAGCCTGGCCGGGGAAGCGGCCCGCGCCCGTTTCATCGAAGCCGTGGAGAGGCGGCACCGCGCCGCTGCCCCGACCCAGCCCTGGTTTTGA